From the Bacillus tuaregi genome, one window contains:
- a CDS encoding PucR family transcriptional regulator, whose amino-acid sequence MLYVSNILEFPLLKTSKIKSGKAVLGNRFIEWVSVIESPVENFVRENEFVLSTGIGCHEDTDILLEFVKDVYNSGASALAIATGRYIFEIPEEIIQFAEERDFILIEIPWEIRFADIIHEVMRELNLIQQQDLKRSKGIHQALIQMILDGKNLEQISNYVEEELNLPILILNNKGNPVAGSAKQSKVFSIRNQLLKKQKKQEASNHPLHSKIRKISDDEANLYHLPIQTNGVHEGEICVISDIQYQLNQQEIHIMEHAMMACALWFSRNSVVTKAEMRLQNDFLLRLVKGENLSEEYKMAKAEQFQYNLTIPYECIIGYPENFEAFIEKNHKRHTKNNNGLERMIIYIKEELLFAAEAVKHQMLFAYDGDLVIIFLEVTKESNTDSVNHFLDLFERRVHHLFPSLTFSWGIGKHKEGRGDFSKSFKKAKAALDMGRTQIGIGKRVNFDEMRMNQLLLNLAINEEVQEIIAAPILPLVEYDEKRDMDLINTFKAYNRNSGNVSQTARELNLHRQSLLYRLRKIESLTGLSLVNPDDLFLLDFSVRVWSTGVIKREQIDTNLSNINGL is encoded by the coding sequence ATGCTGTATGTTAGTAATATTCTCGAGTTTCCCTTATTAAAAACCTCCAAAATAAAATCAGGTAAAGCCGTTTTAGGTAATCGGTTCATTGAATGGGTTTCGGTGATTGAGAGCCCGGTTGAAAACTTTGTCAGAGAAAATGAATTTGTCCTTAGTACAGGAATTGGCTGTCATGAGGATACTGATATTTTATTAGAATTTGTTAAAGATGTATATAATTCGGGGGCATCTGCCTTAGCCATTGCTACAGGTCGCTACATATTTGAAATTCCTGAGGAAATCATCCAATTTGCAGAGGAAAGAGATTTTATTTTAATAGAAATTCCATGGGAGATTCGTTTCGCTGATATCATCCATGAAGTGATGAGAGAATTAAATCTTATTCAACAGCAGGATTTAAAGCGTTCAAAAGGAATTCATCAAGCGTTAATTCAAATGATTTTAGATGGAAAAAACTTAGAGCAAATTTCAAATTATGTAGAAGAAGAGCTTAACCTTCCTATCTTAATATTAAATAATAAAGGAAATCCGGTAGCAGGCAGCGCTAAGCAATCAAAGGTCTTTAGTATTAGAAATCAATTATTGAAAAAACAAAAAAAACAGGAAGCATCCAACCATCCTTTACATTCTAAAATAAGAAAAATATCGGATGATGAAGCAAATCTTTATCATCTCCCCATCCAAACGAATGGAGTACACGAAGGGGAAATATGTGTTATTTCTGATATACAGTATCAATTGAATCAGCAAGAGATTCATATTATGGAACATGCGATGATGGCTTGTGCCCTATGGTTTTCGCGAAATAGCGTCGTGACAAAAGCAGAGATGCGCTTGCAAAATGACTTTCTATTAAGGCTGGTTAAGGGTGAGAATCTGTCCGAGGAATATAAAATGGCAAAAGCGGAGCAGTTTCAATACAATTTGACTATTCCATATGAATGTATTATTGGGTATCCAGAAAATTTTGAAGCCTTCATTGAAAAAAATCACAAAAGGCACACCAAAAATAATAACGGGCTTGAAAGAATGATTATTTACATAAAAGAAGAATTGTTATTTGCAGCAGAAGCAGTTAAACATCAAATGTTATTTGCCTATGATGGTGATTTAGTTATTATTTTTTTAGAAGTAACGAAGGAATCAAATACGGACTCTGTTAATCACTTTTTAGACTTGTTTGAACGAAGAGTACATCACTTATTTCCTAGTTTGACATTTTCATGGGGAATCGGAAAACATAAGGAAGGGAGAGGAGATTTTTCCAAAAGCTTCAAAAAAGCGAAAGCCGCATTAGATATGGGAAGGACTCAGATTGGAATTGGCAAACGGGTCAATTTTGATGAAATGCGTATGAACCAGTTATTACTCAATTTGGCAATCAATGAAGAAGTCCAAGAAATCATAGCTGCCCCTATCTTGCCATTAGTTGAGTATGACGAAAAACGGGATATGGATTTAATTAATACGTTCAAAGCTTATAACAGAAATAGTGGAAATGTAAGTCAAACAGCGCGTGAACTAAATCTTCATCGACAATCACTTTTATACCGGTTAAGAAAAATAGAATCATTAACAGGACTATCACTTGTTAATCCAGATGATCTTTTCCTATTGGATTTTAGTGTGCGAGTTTGGTCAACAGGGGTCATAAAGAGAGAACAAATCGATACAAATCTCTCCAATATCAATGGACTATAA
- the eutB gene encoding hydroxyectoine utilization dehydratase EutB, translating to MNSLKKVYERLQNGQLIQKIWEARKQIKPFISSTPLLHSLSLSEKLDSNVYLKLENLQNIGSFKVRGAANKIIHLSEEEKKCGVTTFSTGNHGLAVAYIAQKLGIQSTICISNRVPKAKVEALQKSGAQIEMIGDSQDDAEKYCYELEEKFGMTVVKPFDDPDVIAGQGTIGLEILEEIPDLEAMLVPLSGGGLLAGTALALKSINPSIQVIGVSMDRSPVMYESIKAGEPVVLREQSTLADSLLGGIGLDNEYTFKIIKENVDDFILVSEEEIAEGMGFMMDGHRMVVEGAAAVGIAAVLNKKLSKTYRKVGTIVTGCNVDLSVVTHVLQNYLQKNR from the coding sequence GTGAATTCATTGAAAAAGGTATATGAAAGATTACAAAATGGTCAGCTCATTCAAAAAATATGGGAAGCAAGAAAACAAATTAAACCATTCATTTCGTCAACCCCATTGCTTCACTCTTTATCGCTCTCTGAAAAATTAGACTCGAATGTCTATCTTAAGCTAGAGAATCTTCAGAATATTGGCTCTTTTAAGGTTCGTGGAGCGGCTAATAAAATTATACATTTGTCAGAGGAAGAAAAAAAATGTGGGGTCACAACCTTTTCAACAGGGAATCATGGTTTGGCGGTCGCTTATATTGCACAAAAACTAGGTATACAATCTACCATTTGTATTTCTAACCGTGTTCCAAAGGCAAAAGTGGAGGCACTACAAAAATCCGGTGCACAAATTGAAATGATCGGGGACAGTCAGGATGATGCAGAGAAATATTGCTATGAACTCGAAGAAAAATTCGGTATGACTGTTGTTAAGCCATTTGATGATCCTGATGTTATTGCTGGTCAAGGAACAATCGGGTTGGAGATTCTCGAAGAAATTCCTGATCTTGAGGCAATGCTTGTGCCGCTATCTGGTGGGGGTTTATTAGCAGGTACAGCTCTTGCGTTAAAATCGATTAACCCATCGATTCAAGTGATTGGTGTCTCAATGGACAGGTCACCAGTCATGTATGAGAGCATTAAAGCAGGGGAACCTGTCGTTTTGAGAGAGCAGTCTACATTGGCTGATAGCTTACTAGGCGGAATAGGATTAGATAATGAATATACTTTTAAGATTATCAAAGAAAATGTTGATGATTTTATTCTCGTTTCTGAAGAGGAAATTGCTGAAGGTATGGGATTCATGATGGATGGCCACAGAATGGTTGTTGAAGGAGCTGCTGCAGTTGGTATCGCTGCTGTTTTAAATAAGAAATTATCAAAAACTTATAGGAAAGTTGGTACGATTGTTACTGGGTGTAATGTTGATTTATCCGTTGTCACTCATGTCCTTCAAAATTATTTGCAAAAAAATAGATAG
- a CDS encoding MFS transporter yields MGNLKKEDIIVVDKKVAKQTVVVTSLGNAMEWFDFGLYAYLAVTIGKVFFPEIDPAHQLIYAFATFAIAFIARPLGGLVFGMLGDRVGRKKVLSLTLIMMAASTLFIGLIPSYSTIGVAAPILLLIARLVQGFSTGGEYAGAMTYIAESTSDKKRGFLTSGLEVGTAVGFCASAALVTFLTYIIGPDRMVEWGWRIPFLIAGPMGIIGFYLRSRLEETPAFMAMEEAKEEDRHRASLKDILTNHWKPLLICLGIVFFYNTSLYMVLTYMPSYLTQELGYSETKGLVFNLLVMILLIPIILCMGYWSDRIGRNKIVKGALIATIVLSVPAFIMISSNSNLVVFAGLLILGITLAAFQGALPATLPSLFFTKVRYGSLAITYNISTSLFGGTTPLVIAWLVSLTKNSMVPAYYLMAVCIIGLVVVGFFVKETAGKSLRGSAPTVDDPSEIDEILKDPDKALWWEEEMPLEETVEGKYNPSVTAK; encoded by the coding sequence ATGGGTAATTTGAAAAAAGAGGATATTATTGTTGTAGATAAGAAGGTTGCTAAGCAAACGGTTGTGGTTACTTCACTTGGTAATGCCATGGAATGGTTTGACTTTGGTCTCTATGCATATTTAGCAGTTACGATTGGTAAAGTGTTTTTTCCTGAGATTGACCCTGCCCATCAATTGATATATGCATTTGCCACTTTTGCGATCGCCTTTATCGCGCGTCCACTGGGTGGCTTAGTTTTTGGGATGCTGGGAGATCGAGTGGGTCGAAAGAAAGTCCTCTCTCTTACACTCATCATGATGGCCGCTTCTACGTTGTTCATCGGCCTTATTCCAAGCTATTCCACTATCGGTGTTGCTGCTCCAATCTTGCTATTGATTGCCAGGCTAGTCCAAGGATTTTCAACTGGAGGCGAGTATGCTGGCGCCATGACTTATATAGCTGAATCAACATCGGATAAAAAGCGTGGGTTTCTAACAAGTGGTTTAGAGGTTGGAACCGCCGTAGGGTTTTGTGCCAGTGCCGCATTAGTCACTTTTTTGACATACATTATCGGTCCTGACAGAATGGTTGAATGGGGCTGGAGAATTCCATTTTTGATTGCTGGACCTATGGGGATTATTGGATTTTATTTGCGTTCTCGCTTAGAGGAAACACCTGCATTCATGGCAATGGAGGAAGCAAAGGAAGAAGATCGTCATCGTGCATCTTTGAAAGATATTTTGACAAATCATTGGAAGCCACTCCTCATTTGCCTAGGAATTGTGTTCTTTTATAACACATCGCTCTATATGGTTCTCACGTATATGCCATCTTATTTAACTCAAGAGCTTGGCTACAGTGAAACAAAAGGGTTAGTTTTTAATCTTCTTGTGATGATTTTGCTGATTCCGATTATTTTATGCATGGGTTATTGGAGCGATCGCATTGGCCGCAATAAGATTGTTAAAGGAGCTCTCATTGCTACAATTGTACTTAGTGTACCAGCCTTTATCATGATTAGTTCAAACAGTAACCTTGTTGTTTTTGCTGGATTGTTAATCCTTGGCATTACGCTCGCTGCTTTTCAAGGTGCACTTCCTGCAACATTGCCGTCCCTATTTTTTACAAAGGTACGCTACGGATCACTTGCAATCACGTATAATATTTCTACCTCTTTATTTGGTGGCACAACTCCATTAGTGATTGCTTGGCTCGTGAGTTTGACGAAGAACAGTATGGTTCCGGCTTATTACCTGATGGCCGTTTGTATCATCGGACTTGTAGTCGTTGGCTTTTTTGTAAAAGAAACTGCCGGCAAGTCGTTACGCGGATCTGCACCAACGGTAGATGATCCGAGTGAAATTGATGAGATATTGAAAGATCCAGATAAAGCTCTCTGGTGGGAAGAGGAAATGCCGTTGGAAGAAACGGTAGAAGGTAAGTATAATCCTAGCGTAACGGCAAAATAA
- a CDS encoding MFS transporter, protein MYGVVSNRFRFWTLVVTVAVSGFSQGMLTPLIAIIFEQDGIPSSVNGLHATSIYIGMLLAAPFMETPIRKFGYKPMIMTGGIIVITALVLFPVWKSIWFWFILRLLVGIGDNMLHFGSQTWITSFSPEHKRGRNISLYGLFFGLGFAGGPMMARLLEVNEALPFMLSAGLSLLVWLPLWLLRNEFPEKSEEKSSFFDTFSRFGKAWKYGWIAFLFPFCYGFLEASLNGSFPIYALRIGIDAQNVAFILPAFALGSIVFQLPLGMLSDHYGRKSILMVALIIGLTSFTAAGLMKESVMGLAVCFFIAGMLVGSTFSLGVSFMVDLVPKHLLTAGNIMCSILFSIGSISGPFVGGFMMQYVEGINLFFTMSMMLGLVLLALISSKPKVESADLNKTA, encoded by the coding sequence ATGTATGGTGTAGTATCTAATCGGTTTCGGTTTTGGACCTTGGTTGTTACAGTAGCCGTGTCTGGTTTTTCTCAGGGAATGCTGACACCTTTAATCGCCATTATTTTTGAGCAGGATGGAATCCCTTCGTCTGTAAATGGACTTCATGCAACATCGATTTATATTGGGATGCTTCTTGCCGCACCGTTTATGGAAACGCCGATTCGAAAATTCGGATATAAGCCAATGATTATGACGGGTGGCATTATCGTCATCACCGCTCTTGTCTTATTTCCAGTATGGAAATCGATCTGGTTTTGGTTTATCCTGCGACTATTAGTTGGTATTGGTGACAATATGCTGCACTTTGGGAGTCAAACCTGGATTACCTCTTTTTCTCCGGAACATAAAAGAGGGCGAAATATCTCTCTCTATGGTTTATTTTTTGGTCTAGGCTTTGCGGGGGGACCAATGATGGCCCGCCTTCTCGAGGTAAATGAAGCATTGCCATTTATGCTCTCAGCAGGTCTAAGCTTGTTAGTATGGCTGCCATTATGGCTTCTTAGGAATGAATTTCCGGAAAAAAGTGAAGAAAAGAGCTCATTTTTTGATACCTTCAGTCGGTTCGGTAAGGCATGGAAATATGGTTGGATCGCGTTTTTATTCCCATTCTGCTACGGGTTTTTAGAGGCTTCATTGAATGGGAGCTTTCCGATTTATGCATTAAGAATTGGTATCGATGCTCAAAATGTGGCCTTTATCTTACCAGCCTTTGCTCTTGGAAGCATTGTCTTTCAGTTGCCTTTAGGGATGCTAAGTGACCATTATGGAAGAAAAAGCATTCTGATGGTAGCTTTAATTATTGGCTTGACATCGTTTACAGCGGCAGGACTGATGAAGGAATCGGTTATGGGATTAGCAGTTTGCTTCTTCATTGCTGGTATGCTTGTCGGCTCGACCTTCTCACTTGGTGTTTCGTTCATGGTTGACTTAGTTCCCAAACACCTTCTAACAGCCGGAAATATTATGTGCAGTATTCTGTTCAGTATCGGAAGTATAAGCGGTCCATTTGTTGGTGGATTCATGATGCAATATGTTGAAGGAATTAACCTCTTTTTCACAATGAGTATGATGCTAGGGCTTGTGCTACTGGCGCTTATTTCCTCCAAACCTAAGGTGGAATCAGCTGATTTAAATAAAACTGCCTAG
- a CDS encoding LysR family transcriptional regulator translates to MEWHQLENFIAVAKYKHFTRAAQHQLISQPALSRSIIKLEQELGVPLFFRDGKSVALTRYGEIFLKKAQQAKASIEEGMEEIQEKISVDTGEISVAFLHTLGPHQIPNLIASYKKLYPNISFQLYQGANDYILGQVEKGIADMCLSVPPTKNDRIQSTILRTETLYVVVPKEHRLAGDTSVSFSSLKDEEFICFKKGFGLRYIFDEMCSSLHVNPLITFEGEEAATVAGFVMKGMGIAILPKISDIMFDNLCFLEINDYPCQRRIALSTLSDIMLSPVAKRFKSFVIENFPTE, encoded by the coding sequence TTGGAATGGCATCAATTAGAGAATTTTATTGCAGTGGCAAAATATAAGCATTTTACAAGGGCAGCACAGCATCAATTGATATCACAGCCAGCTTTAAGTCGGTCCATCATCAAATTAGAGCAGGAGTTAGGGGTGCCCTTATTCTTTCGCGATGGAAAATCAGTGGCGCTAACCAGGTATGGTGAGATTTTTTTAAAGAAAGCACAGCAGGCTAAGGCTTCTATTGAGGAAGGAATGGAGGAAATACAGGAGAAAATCTCTGTTGATACAGGGGAAATTTCTGTAGCATTTCTCCATACACTCGGACCACATCAGATTCCCAACCTAATAGCGAGCTACAAAAAGTTATATCCCAATATCAGCTTTCAGCTCTATCAGGGGGCAAATGATTACATACTAGGTCAGGTGGAAAAGGGAATTGCGGATATGTGTTTATCGGTTCCGCCTACTAAGAATGACCGAATACAATCGACCATCCTACGTACAGAGACGCTTTATGTTGTAGTGCCAAAGGAGCATCGGCTTGCAGGGGATACTTCTGTTTCGTTTAGTAGCTTAAAGGATGAAGAATTTATTTGCTTTAAAAAAGGATTTGGACTCCGATATATCTTTGATGAAATGTGTTCTAGCTTACATGTAAACCCACTCATAACCTTTGAAGGAGAAGAGGCAGCAACTGTCGCTGGCTTTGTCATGAAGGGAATGGGAATAGCGATTCTGCCAAAAATTAGCGATATTATGTTTGATAACCTTTGTTTTTTAGAAATTAACGACTACCCTTGCCAAAGAAGGATTGCTCTATCGACTTTATCGGATATAATGCTTTCTCCTGTTGCCAAAAGATTTAAGTCGTTTGTTATTGAAAATTTCCCAACTGAATAG
- a CDS encoding MFS transporter, with amino-acid sequence MDSIQSGSKEFKRAKLAFLIAGLVTFAAIYTVQPTMPLFANDFHISAPAASLTLSVTTGLLAFSMLAAATLSDKISMKNIMVFSMILTSMLGILTALSSSYMMLLLFRAMLGIFVAGIPSIAMAFIGKEFTPRDSVMIMGFYISGSSIGGMTGRLFTGLLTDLFSWRLAFAVIGVISLLLSLFFWYTLPTPSTPVRKNIDWKSIWPSYKMHLFNKNINFLFVLGFLLMGSFVTMYNYIGFLLIKPPYNLSQTVIGLIFIVYLFGTFSSIYMGKKAKQYGTSMILKWSFLITIIGAVITLFPNLLAKIIGISIFTFGFFAAHSIVSALVTERAKQNKAQASSLYLLFYYLGSSFVGSFGGFFWDHFSWGGVISFLLGLLTTGLILIIKCTQAKTASIMIQKKAL; translated from the coding sequence ATGGATTCAATTCAATCAGGTTCAAAGGAATTTAAAAGGGCAAAGCTTGCCTTTCTTATTGCGGGACTCGTAACATTTGCCGCTATCTATACAGTTCAGCCAACAATGCCGCTATTTGCAAACGATTTTCATATATCAGCGCCGGCTGCCAGTCTCACGTTATCAGTTACAACTGGTTTACTCGCCTTTTCAATGTTAGCAGCAGCCACGCTCTCGGATAAAATCAGTATGAAAAATATCATGGTATTCTCAATGATTCTCACCTCGATGCTTGGCATCCTAACAGCCTTGAGCTCCAGCTATATGATGCTTTTACTCTTTAGAGCCATGCTAGGTATTTTTGTCGCAGGTATACCCTCTATTGCCATGGCCTTTATTGGGAAAGAATTTACACCTAGAGACAGTGTCATGATCATGGGCTTCTATATTTCCGGTTCAAGCATTGGGGGTATGACTGGAAGGCTTTTTACAGGCTTATTGACAGACCTTTTTTCATGGAGGCTTGCCTTTGCAGTAATCGGAGTGATTTCACTATTATTAAGTCTTTTCTTTTGGTACACTCTTCCGACACCCTCCACTCCTGTTAGAAAGAATATTGATTGGAAATCAATCTGGCCGTCTTATAAAATGCATTTGTTCAATAAAAATATCAACTTTCTGTTTGTACTTGGATTTCTATTAATGGGCAGCTTCGTAACGATGTACAATTACATCGGCTTCTTATTAATAAAGCCCCCCTATAATTTAAGTCAAACCGTTATCGGTCTTATTTTTATCGTGTATTTATTTGGTACCTTTAGTTCCATTTATATGGGGAAGAAAGCAAAGCAATATGGAACGAGTATGATATTAAAATGGTCTTTTTTGATTACGATTATTGGTGCAGTAATCACACTGTTTCCAAATTTACTCGCAAAAATCATTGGTATCTCCATTTTTACCTTTGGCTTTTTTGCAGCCCATTCGATTGTCAGTGCCTTAGTAACGGAGCGTGCCAAACAAAATAAAGCCCAGGCGTCTTCCCTTTATTTACTATTTTATTATTTAGGTTCTTCATTTGTTGGATCATTTGGAGGTTTCTTTTGGGATCACTTCTCCTGGGGTGGTGTCATCTCCTTCCTGTTAGGACTTCTTACCACTGGATTAATCCTAATTATCAAGTGCACACAGGCCAAGACTGCCTCAATCATGATTCAGAAGAAAGCTCTATAA
- a CDS encoding D-serine ammonia-lyase, which yields MSELADKYPIIPDMQEGLEVIWFNPNIKPPQASTLTAADIEDARQRLERFAPYIEKVFPETAGNQGMIESPLKHIPRMKAALEDYYQKELEGRLLLKCDSHLPISGSIKARGGIYEVLYFAEKIALESGGLTMADDYSVLASEKYKQLFSHYSVSVGSTGNLGLSIGIMSAKLGFKVTVHMSADARQWKKDLLRKKGVTVIEYEADYEKAVEEGRKQANQDPNCHFIDDENSQTLFLGYAVAAKRVEHQLKKQGITVDAEHPLFVYLPCGVGGGPGGVAYGLKQIYGEHVHCFFAEPVQAPCMLLGVMTGLQNKISVQDIGLSGQTAADGLAVGRASGFVGEVVGNQLDGLFTVIDNRLFQLLSLLAKEESIEIEPSAAAGFPGFFLTQQNLDYYNRFGQQIMKNSTHIIWATGGSMVPQDEMKGYLDKGNELNNKNSSN from the coding sequence ATGTCAGAGTTAGCAGATAAATATCCAATTATTCCAGACATGCAAGAGGGTCTGGAGGTGATCTGGTTTAATCCAAATATTAAGCCTCCCCAAGCCTCCACACTTACTGCCGCAGACATTGAGGATGCACGTCAAAGGCTCGAACGCTTTGCACCATACATTGAGAAGGTATTTCCTGAAACGGCAGGGAATCAGGGAATGATTGAATCACCTTTAAAGCACATTCCGAGGATGAAGGCAGCTTTGGAAGATTACTATCAGAAAGAACTGGAGGGCAGGCTTCTCCTAAAATGTGACAGTCATTTACCGATTTCTGGTTCGATTAAGGCAAGAGGCGGCATCTATGAAGTATTGTATTTCGCCGAAAAAATTGCCCTAGAGTCTGGCGGCTTAACCATGGCAGATGACTACTCTGTTCTTGCAAGTGAAAAATACAAGCAGCTATTCTCCCATTACTCTGTATCAGTAGGCTCTACTGGAAACCTTGGTTTAAGTATTGGCATCATGAGTGCAAAGCTAGGCTTTAAGGTCACTGTTCATATGTCAGCTGATGCTAGGCAATGGAAAAAGGATTTGCTGCGAAAAAAAGGCGTCACGGTTATTGAGTATGAAGCTGATTATGAAAAGGCAGTGGAGGAAGGCAGGAAGCAAGCCAATCAGGATCCAAACTGCCATTTTATCGATGATGAAAACTCACAAACTCTATTTTTAGGCTATGCGGTTGCAGCTAAGCGTGTTGAGCATCAGCTAAAGAAACAAGGGATAACAGTAGATGCAGAGCATCCGCTATTTGTCTATCTTCCTTGCGGTGTTGGCGGCGGACCGGGGGGCGTGGCATATGGACTGAAGCAAATATATGGTGAACACGTCCATTGTTTTTTCGCTGAACCTGTTCAAGCACCATGTATGCTGTTAGGAGTTATGACTGGGCTGCAAAATAAAATTTCTGTACAGGATATTGGATTATCAGGACAGACAGCAGCAGATGGCTTGGCGGTTGGCAGAGCATCAGGCTTTGTTGGCGAGGTGGTTGGAAACCAGCTGGATGGACTTTTTACCGTTATCGATAACCGGCTGTTTCAACTTCTTTCGCTATTAGCAAAGGAAGAAAGTATTGAAATTGAACCATCCGCTGCAGCAGGATTCCCAGGCTTTTTTTTAACCCAGCAAAATCTAGACTATTATAACCGCTTTGGTCAGCAAATTATGAAAAATTCAACACATATTATTTGGGCGACAGGAGGTAGTATGGTACCACAGGATGAAATGAAGGGATACCTTGATAAAGGGAATGAGTTGAATAACAAGAATTCATCAAACTGA
- a CDS encoding MerR family transcriptional regulator has product MEYTVQKLAKLAGVSTRTLRYYDEIGILKPARINSSGYRIYGQAEVDTLQQILFFRELGLELNNIKEVVTDPNFDGTKALRDHLQKLLEKRKQLDLLIENVNKTIASKEGRITMANKEKFEGFKKKMIEENEKKYGEEIRQKYGEKTVNKSNEKFMNMSQEEYEKVTTLEKQLHETLAEAFATDDPAGELAQKAADLHKQWLCFYWHEYNKEAHAGLAQMYVDDKRFKAYYDKNQPGIAEFLRDAINIYTSK; this is encoded by the coding sequence ATGGAATACACCGTGCAAAAACTGGCAAAGCTGGCAGGAGTCAGCACCCGAACACTCCGCTACTATGATGAAATTGGAATTCTAAAGCCGGCAAGAATCAATTCATCAGGCTATCGGATTTACGGTCAGGCTGAGGTAGATACACTACAGCAAATTCTTTTCTTTAGAGAATTAGGTTTAGAGTTAAATAACATAAAAGAAGTCGTGACAGATCCAAACTTTGATGGCACGAAAGCGCTTCGGGATCATCTGCAAAAGCTCCTTGAAAAAAGAAAACAGCTCGATTTGTTAATTGAAAATGTCAATAAAACAATCGCCTCAAAGGAAGGGAGAATAACAATGGCTAACAAAGAAAAGTTTGAAGGCTTTAAGAAAAAAATGATTGAAGAAAACGAAAAGAAATATGGTGAAGAAATCCGCCAAAAGTATGGTGAAAAAACGGTTAATAAATCAAATGAAAAATTTATGAACATGTCACAGGAAGAATACGAAAAAGTAACTACATTAGAGAAGCAGCTACACGAAACATTAGCAGAGGCTTTTGCGACAGATGACCCAGCCGGAGAATTGGCACAAAAGGCAGCTGACCTCCACAAGCAATGGCTTTGCTTCTATTGGCATGAATATAATAAAGAAGCCCATGCAGGCTTGGCACAAATGTATGTTGACGACAAACGCTTCAAAGCCTATTACGATAAGAACCAACCAGGTATCGCTGAATTCCTCAGAGATGCCATCAACATCTACACAAGTAAATAA
- a CDS encoding TsoY family (seleno)protein translates to MKKNLGESYNPLYFLAALGSGGLGVSFFMYFMFLIKHPGRPMANFEHIFPVLTGDNLLVSILTGAALLLILIFAYKHFRLLAWNVREYRIFKRTAAYQKLKSSNAEVTLMAIPLTLGMTINVLFILAGVFVPNLWNYVEYMFPFALLGFFAIGVYAMVLFKNYFTRFILNGDLDFVQNNNLSHMLTVFAFAMIAVGFAAPAAMSHTLAISVIGTVMSIFFGSIAFLLMFLKMTLGFKSIFKQGIDKAGSPSIWMAIPILTLLGITFVRLYSGINHNLLHIQEPSAIPLFVVLTIFVSIQVMFGLIGYTVLSKNGYFNEMTKGKGKSPGSFSLICPGVAFMVLGMFFVHWGFVKTGVITPFSIVHYVMLAPFVLVQLKTMQVLLRLNKKLFSKTKEDAPFVIPTGTNN, encoded by the coding sequence TTGAAGAAAAATTTAGGAGAAAGCTATAATCCGCTTTATTTTCTAGCTGCATTAGGAAGCGGGGGGCTAGGAGTTTCTTTTTTCATGTATTTCATGTTTTTAATTAAACATCCGGGCAGACCAATGGCTAATTTTGAACATATCTTTCCCGTTTTAACTGGAGACAATCTATTAGTCAGTATTTTAACAGGAGCAGCTCTTCTATTAATACTAATCTTTGCTTATAAGCATTTCCGACTACTTGCATGGAATGTTAGAGAGTATAGGATTTTTAAAAGAACGGCAGCCTATCAAAAGCTGAAAAGCTCAAATGCAGAAGTAACATTAATGGCGATTCCGTTAACCCTAGGGATGACGATTAATGTCCTATTTATCTTAGCTGGCGTTTTTGTGCCAAATCTATGGAATTATGTGGAGTATATGTTCCCATTTGCATTGCTTGGATTTTTTGCCATTGGTGTTTATGCAATGGTCCTTTTCAAGAATTATTTTACTCGCTTCATTCTTAATGGGGATTTAGATTTTGTCCAAAATAATAATTTAAGTCATATGCTAACGGTGTTTGCCTTTGCGATGATTGCAGTTGGTTTTGCAGCACCTGCGGCCATGAGTCATACACTTGCCATATCTGTAATTGGAACGGTGATGTCCATTTTCTTTGGTAGTATTGCATTTCTGTTAATGTTCTTGAAGATGACTCTAGGTTTTAAGTCTATTTTCAAGCAGGGGATTGATAAAGCAGGCAGTCCGAGCATTTGGATGGCGATTCCTATTTTAACTCTATTAGGTATTACATTTGTCCGTCTATACAGTGGCATAAACCATAATCTTCTTCACATTCAAGAGCCGTCTGCGATTCCATTATTTGTTGTCTTAACCATCTTTGTTTCTATTCAAGTAATGTTTGGATTAATCGGTTATACTGTCCTTAGTAAAAATGGTTATTTTAATGAGATGACTAAAGGTAAGGGAAAAAGCCCTGGAAGCTTTTCCTTAATCTGTCCAGGTGTAGCGTTCATGGTTCTCGGAATGTTCTTTGTTCATTGGGGTTTTGTAAAAACAGGAGTGATTACACCATTTTCCATTGTTCACTATGTCATGCTGGCTCCATTTGTCCTTGTACAGCTCAAAACCATGCAAGTATTGCTTAGATTAAACAAGAAGCTATTTTCTAAAACAAAGGAGGATGCTCCATTTGTAATTCCTACAGGAACAAATAACTAA